From the genome of Geoglobus ahangari, one region includes:
- the cbiQ gene encoding cobalt ECF transporter T component CbiQ, with protein sequence MHLLIEKTIKEATEYFHNFFIHEYTKNTYLHSVDPAVKLIGTLVFILLSITTFNPERVLLTVLAVYFLAFNVGISLRLLVKRSSLFTIFSFIIVLPVSIYERNLEYALIFPLRVFSSISALQLFILTTKFNEAMYALKRLRVPKIMLDIVWLTYRYTVVMFRDLLDIMLAREARRMRKGSHLEMFRVGGKSLGLFFLRSFEKAEMIELAMASRGREVVYSGSYDRGYFYLVYVLAITGWWVML encoded by the coding sequence ATGCACCTACTAATTGAGAAGACCATCAAAGAGGCTACCGAGTACTTTCACAATTTTTTCATTCACGAGTACACAAAGAACACCTACCTGCACTCCGTCGATCCTGCGGTGAAGCTCATCGGCACGCTCGTGTTCATACTCCTCTCGATAACGACCTTCAATCCGGAGAGGGTTCTGCTCACCGTTCTTGCAGTCTACTTCCTCGCTTTCAACGTGGGGATCAGCCTCAGGCTGCTCGTGAAGAGGAGCTCCCTTTTTACCATATTCTCGTTCATAATCGTGCTCCCCGTCTCCATATACGAGAGAAATCTGGAGTACGCGCTCATATTCCCGCTCAGGGTTTTCTCGTCCATATCCGCGCTTCAGCTCTTCATACTGACCACCAAGTTCAACGAGGCGATGTACGCGCTGAAGAGACTGAGGGTGCCGAAGATAATGCTGGACATCGTATGGCTGACCTACAGGTACACAGTGGTGATGTTCAGAGACCTGCTGGACATAATGCTCGCGAGAGAGGCGAGGAGGATGAGGAAGGGCAGCCACCTCGAGATGTTCAGGGTTGGTGGGAAGTCGCTGGGCCTCTTCTTCCTGAGGAGCTTTGAGAAGGCAGAAATGATAGAGCTGGCCATGGCGTCGAGGGGAAGGGAGGTCGTGTATTCGGGTAGCTATGACAGGGGTTACTTTTATCTTGTCTACGTTCTGGCAATAACCGGATGGTGGGTGATGCTTTGA
- the albA gene encoding DNA-binding protein Alba, translated as MAEEAVVFVGSKPVMNYVLATLTQLNEGASKVVIKARGKAISRAVDVAEIVRNRFMPNVKVESIKIDTEELESEQGRIVNVSTIEIELVKE; from the coding sequence ATGGCAGAGGAGGCAGTAGTGTTTGTGGGTTCAAAGCCGGTTATGAACTACGTGCTCGCGACTCTGACCCAGCTGAACGAGGGTGCGAGCAAGGTCGTCATCAAGGCGAGGGGCAAGGCGATCAGCAGGGCTGTCGACGTGGCAGAGATCGTCAGGAACAGGTTCATGCCGAACGTCAAGGTTGAGAGCATAAAGATCGACACTGAGGAGCTCGAGAGCGAGCAGGGAAGGATCGTAAACGTCTCCACAATTGAGATTGAGCTCGTTAAGGAGTAA
- a CDS encoding energy-coupling factor ABC transporter permease, which translates to MHIPDGYLDMSIAVLMWVLTAAVLGYSLERLSQEKVNTAMLGVVAAAIFAAQMLNWPIPGGTSAHFVGGALAGILLGPYAGSVAMASVLVVQALIYGDGGLIALGANLWNMAVVNVFVGWYAYKALERVNRFAAAFVAGWLGITLAAMFAGLEIGLSTAFKYNAVVAVSAMGFWHGILGLIEGLITAGVVSYVYSHRPELEVSEVSKKPLVAIALMILLSPVFAYLAELVHYAEPLENVAEEMGLHDTQTYTGIFPDYTIPGLNDYLGTLISGAIGVAIFLSVAMMRRHAPTN; encoded by the coding sequence ATGCACATTCCAGACGGGTACCTTGACATGAGCATCGCTGTGCTGATGTGGGTTCTAACTGCCGCCGTTCTCGGCTACTCCCTGGAAAGGCTGTCCCAGGAGAAGGTAAACACCGCAATGCTCGGTGTTGTTGCCGCAGCCATATTCGCCGCTCAGATGCTGAACTGGCCCATTCCCGGAGGCACATCGGCTCACTTCGTAGGCGGTGCGCTTGCCGGAATCCTTCTCGGCCCGTATGCTGGAAGCGTAGCGATGGCGTCAGTTCTTGTGGTTCAGGCCCTGATATATGGAGACGGAGGACTCATTGCACTTGGTGCGAACCTATGGAATATGGCTGTCGTTAACGTGTTTGTGGGCTGGTATGCCTACAAGGCTCTTGAGAGGGTCAACAGGTTCGCGGCCGCGTTTGTAGCAGGATGGCTCGGCATAACGCTTGCAGCAATGTTTGCAGGTCTTGAGATTGGACTCTCAACGGCGTTCAAGTACAACGCAGTAGTTGCAGTCTCAGCGATGGGCTTCTGGCACGGAATCCTCGGGCTGATTGAGGGACTCATCACTGCCGGAGTTGTCAGCTACGTCTACTCCCACAGACCTGAGCTTGAGGTCAGCGAGGTCAGCAAGAAGCCCCTTGTTGCGATAGCGCTGATGATCCTCCTCTCGCCGGTCTTCGCATATCTTGCGGAGCTTGTTCACTACGCAGAACCTCTCGAGAACGTGGCTGAGGAGATGGGGCTGCACGACACCCAGACGTACACGGGCATATTTCCAGACTACACGATTCCGGGCCTCAACGACTACCTCGGCACCCTGATCTCCGGGGCGATAGGGGTGGCAATCTTTTTGTCCGTAGCGATGATGAGAAGACATGCACCTACTAATTGA
- a CDS encoding helix-turn-helix domain-containing protein, with protein sequence MISSPHILTIDPHILRSINKSVLRRKVLFYLYNIYPNYDYLANISRMIRSDPSNVLGCIRGMGNRYNGSSSLIELGLVEVVEKEGFKYYRITDLGRKVVEYVKKVYGEV encoded by the coding sequence ATGATCTCGTCGCCGCACATTCTGACAATAGATCCTCACATTCTCAGAAGCATAAACAAGAGCGTACTGAGACGGAAGGTCCTCTTTTACCTCTACAACATATATCCCAACTACGATTACCTCGCGAACATTTCCCGCATGATTCGAAGCGACCCGTCCAACGTTCTGGGCTGCATAAGGGGGATGGGGAACAGGTACAACGGATCGAGTTCGTTAATAGAGCTCGGACTCGTGGAGGTGGTCGAGAAGGAAGGTTTTAAATACTATCGAATTACTGATTTAGGAAGGAAGGTCGTGGAGTACGTCAAGAAGGTTTACGGAGAGGTCTGA
- a CDS encoding methyltransferase domain-containing protein: MIQIQKNTLDKFMDFFYGYLILKSYIFKLRLLEEYPNRDYLEKWESYLSDVDFGTLLENACSYMKEEVDGRILDIADAMERASYYALIHPQHPNITLGFVKDADLWNLWLEYGIYRYARELILEVADIGAGDKVVDLGCGSASPAFYSEAVGSSGYYVGVDYSKPLLKIAEKNCEERGLKDRVRLNQGYADSKMDFSRKYDVVILSSILEYSDPKSVLRNAINAVGSSGRIVVFSELFTDLQPERVRLFDLYYSLIPNFRGFLSVGEITLELDRLGVLYTVKGYGNHVMVIEVGE; this comes from the coding sequence ATGATACAGATCCAGAAGAACACGCTGGACAAGTTCATGGACTTCTTTTATGGTTACTTAATATTAAAATCGTACATATTCAAGCTCAGGCTTCTCGAGGAGTATCCCAACAGGGATTACCTCGAGAAGTGGGAGTCATACCTCTCCGATGTCGATTTTGGCACCCTCCTTGAGAACGCATGCAGCTACATGAAGGAGGAGGTGGACGGCAGGATACTTGACATAGCCGACGCTATGGAGAGAGCCTCCTACTACGCCCTGATCCACCCCCAGCACCCAAACATAACCCTTGGATTCGTCAAGGACGCAGATCTGTGGAACCTCTGGCTCGAGTACGGGATATACAGGTACGCAAGGGAGCTCATTCTCGAGGTGGCGGACATAGGTGCCGGTGACAAGGTGGTCGACCTCGGGTGTGGCAGCGCATCCCCGGCTTTTTACTCCGAGGCCGTGGGAAGCTCCGGGTACTACGTGGGAGTAGACTACTCAAAGCCACTGCTGAAAATTGCGGAGAAAAACTGCGAGGAGAGGGGGCTGAAGGACAGGGTGAGGCTCAATCAGGGTTATGCCGACTCGAAGATGGACTTCAGCAGGAAGTATGACGTCGTGATCCTTTCGAGCATTCTGGAGTACAGCGACCCGAAGTCCGTCCTCAGGAACGCCATCAACGCAGTCGGGTCGTCGGGGCGGATTGTGGTGTTCTCTGAGCTGTTCACAGACCTACAGCCAGAGAGGGTGAGGCTCTTCGACCTCTACTACTCCCTGATACCGAACTTCAGGGGCTTCCTGAGCGTCGGGGAGATCACGCTGGAACTCGACAGGCTCGGTGTCCTGTACACCGTCAAAGGGTACGGGAACCACGTGATGGTCATCGAGGTTGGGGAGTGA